The Mobula birostris isolate sMobBir1 chromosome 11, sMobBir1.hap1, whole genome shotgun sequence genome has a segment encoding these proteins:
- the fgf3 gene encoding fibroblast growth factor 3, with the protein MAIEVSDNLTKWFVLSISRSLRPFCMRKCFDHATMFITVCLLLSFLDFTRQQLPSPRALSVAPKVPCAPSPACESRLRRDAGGRGGVYEHLGGAPRRRRLYCATKYHLQIHLNGKINGTLEKNSIFSILEITAVDVGVVAIKGLFSGRYLAMNKRGRLYASEVYTPECEFVERIHELGYNTYASRSYRTIPTPSGSSRRNSAERLWYVSINGKGRPRRGFKTRRTQKSSLFLPRVLDSKDHEIVRLFRTGSKKREALVKNPGKAEKRRAAQ; encoded by the exons AGTGTTTTGACCATGCCACAATGTTTATAACTGTCTGTTTGTTGCTGAGTTTCCTGGATTTCACGAGACAGCAGTTGCCGTCGCCCCGGGCGCTGAGCGTGGCTCCTAAGGTCCCGTGCGCGCCGTCCCCAGCCTGCGAGTCCAGACTGCGGAGGGATGCCGGGGGGCGCGGAGGGGTCTATGAACATCTCGGGGGAGCACCCAGGCGGAGGAGGCTCTACTGTGCCACCAAGTACCATCTGCAGATCCATCTCAATGGGAAGATCAACGGCACGCTGGAAAAAAACAGCATCTTCA GTATCTTGGAAATAACTGCTGTCGACGTGGGAGTGGTGGCGATCAAAGGCTTGTTTTCGGGTAGATATCTGGCCATGAACAAAAGAGGACGCCTATACGCCTCG GAAGTCTACACTCCAGAGTGTGAGTTTGTAGAGAGAATTCATGAGTTGGGATATAACACGTACGCGTCCAGATCTTACAGGACCATTCCAACCCCATCGGGATCAAGCCGCAGAAACAGCGCTGAGAGACTCTGGTATGTGTCCATCAACGGCAAGGGGCGACCAAGGAGAGGCTTCAAAACCCGAAGGACTCAAAAATCTTCCCTTTTCTTGCCGAGGGTGCTGGACAGCAAAGATCACGAAATTGTCCGGTTATTCCGTACTGGTTCCAAAAAGCGAGAGGCCCTGGTGAAAAATCCAGGCAAAGCGGAGAAAAGGAGAGCTGCCCAATAG